In the genome of Anabas testudineus chromosome 4, fAnaTes1.2, whole genome shotgun sequence, one region contains:
- the nppc gene encoding C-type natriuretic peptide: MNLSYLVACGLMVALLSVRMGAKPLSPAQQKSLRSLLGEELAEFLESEERERRLEDVRSRIRLLRDIRMDTRARGMWARLLNDQPAPRKHKSGNKKGGATSRSGCFGHKMDRIGTISGMGC, from the exons ATGAACTTGTCCTACTTGGTAGCCTGTGGACTTATGGTCGCCCTGCTTTCAGTACGCATGGGAGCAAAGCCTTTATCTCCGGCGCAGCAGAAG TCTCTTAGAAGTTTGCTGGGCGAGGAGCTGGCGGAGTTTTTGGAGtcggaggagagggagaggcgaCTAGAAGATGTGCGCTCTCGGATACGGTTACTTCGAGATATACGCATGGACACCCGGGCCAGAGGGATGTGGGCTCGTCTCCTTAACGACCAACCTGCACCGAGGAAACACAAATCGGGAAACAAGAAAGGGGGCGCCACGTCACGGAGTGGCTGCTTCGGTCACAAGATGGACAGGATAGGAACCATCAGCGGGATGGGTTGCTAG
- the ncl gene encoding nucleolin isoform X1 produces the protein MVKLAKAATKQAAQKKKAPPPPKEVEEESSEEDSSDEEEQAPPKVVKKATPAKATLVKNGAAKKAESEDDDDSEESSEEEAPPPKKTPAKATPAKAAKTAAAKAEESDDDEDDDDDESEEETPPPKKAAKPAAKPAAKPAAKAPAKAKPAKESSEDDDDESEEEAPPPKKATPAKPAAKQPAKAKPAKEESSDDDEDDDEDDSEEEMDTTPAPAATKAKKAGMVKAKEESEEDDEDDDDEDDDDDEEEEDDAPVTPGKRKADSKKDTPPAKKAKSEGEGFCLFVGNLNSNKDFDEIKSSLRKFFSKNSLEVADVRLGGSKKFGYVDFESEEDMQKALELNGKKFMGQELKLDKARSKENSQEGKKERDARTLFVKNLPFSATVDDLKEVFEDAVDVRLPPGQNGSNRGIAYIEFKTEAEAEKMLEEAQGADVQGRSIIVDYVGEKSQKGAKVAASGAASKTLVVNNLAFSATEDALQSTFEKAVSIRIPQKDGRAKGFAFVEFESTDDAKEALENLNNTEIDGRSIRLEFSQNSGGRDGGRGNSGPTKTLFVKGLSEDTTDQTLREAFDGSVAARIVTDRDTGSSKGFGFVDFDNEDDCKAAKEAMEDGEIDGSRVTLDYAKPKGDGGFRGGRGGGFGGRGGGRGGRGGFGGFGGRGGRGGGGRGGPRGGGRGRGGFGGGRGGGFGAKPQGKKIKFDD, from the exons ATGGTGAAATTAGCGAAG GCAGCGACTAAGCAAGCAGCTCAGAAAAAAAAGGCCCCACCACCTCCTaaagaagtggaggaggaatCTAGTGAAGAGGACAGCAGTGATGAGGAAGAACAG gcTCCACCTAAAGTGGTGAAGAAAGCCACACCAGCTAAAGCCACCCTTGTTAAAAATGGCGCTGcaaaaaaagcagaaagtgaaGATGACGACGACTCTG AGGAGTCATCTGAAGAGGAGGCACCCCCACCAAAGAAGACCCCAGCAAAAGCTACACCGGCTAAAGCCGCCAAGACGGCCGCTGCAAAGGCTGAAGAGTCAGATGACGATGAGGACGATGATG ACGATGAGTCAGAAGAAGAGACCCCACCACCCAAGAAAGCAGCCAAGCCTGCTGCAAAACCTGCCGCTAAGCCAGCCGCCAAGGCCCCGGCAAAGGCCAAACCCGCAAAGGAGTCctctgaagatgatgatgacgagTCAGAGGAAGAGGCCCCACCTCCGAAGAAGGCTACTCCAGCTAAACCAGCTGCCAAACAACCTGCAAAGGCAAAGCCTGCTAAAGAAGAGTcatctgatgatgatgaagacgacGATGAAGATG ACTCTGAAGAGGAAATGGACACAACTCCTGCTCCAGCAGCCACCAAGGCCAAGAAAGCTGGCATGGTTAAGGCCAAGGAAGAGTCAGAGGAGGACGACGAAGATGATgacgatgaagatgatgatgacgacgaagaggaagaagatg ACGCCCCAGTGACCCCTGGAAAGAGGAAGGCTGATAGCAAAAAGGACACACCTCCTGCCAAAAAGGCGAAGTCAGAAGGTGAAG ggttctgtctgtttgttggAAACCTGAACTCCAACAAAGACTTTGATGAAATCAAATCATCCCTGAGGAAGTTCTTCTCAAAGAACAGCCTTGAAGTTGCTGATGTTCGGTTAGGAGGATCCAA AAAATTTGGCTATGTGGACTTTGAATCTGAGGAAGACATGCAGAAGGCACTGGAACTCAACGGCAAAAAGTTCATGGGTCAGGAGTTGAAGTTGGACAAAGCCCGAAGCAAAGAGAACTCACAGGAGGGCAAGAAAG AGAGAGATGCCCGCACTCTGTTTGTAAAAAACCTTCCCTTTTCTGCAACGGTTGATGACCTCAAGGAAGTCTTTGAAGATGCAGTTGATGTCAGGTTACCTCCAGGCCAGAACGGTTCAAACAGAGG CATTGCCTATATAGAGTTCAAAACTGAGGCCGAAGCTGAGAAGATGCTGGAAGAGGCTCAGGGAGCTGACGTACAGGGGAGGTCCATCATCGTTGACTACGTTGGAGAGAAGAGCCAGAAAGGGGCCAAGGTGGCAG CATCAGGAGCAGCCAGCAAAACCCTGGTCGTGAATAATCTTGCTTTTAGTGCCACAGAGGACGCCTTGCAATCCACATTTGAGAAGGCTGTCTCTATAAGGATTCCACAGAAGGATGGCAGAGCCAAGGG ttttgcttttgtgGAGTTTGAGAGCACTGATGATGCTAAAGAGGCTTTGGAAAATCTCAACAACACAGAAATTGACGGCCGGTCGATCCGACTGGAGTTCAGCCAAAACAGTGGTGGCAGGGACGGCGGCAGAGGAAACTCGG GTCCAACAAAAACCCTTTTCGTCAAGGGACTCTCTGAGGATACGACAGATCAGACTCTTAGGGAGGCATTTGATGGTTCCGTAGCAGCCAGGATAGTCACAGATCGTGACACAGGGTCATCTAAAGG CTTTGGCTTTGTGGACTTTGACAATGAGGATGATTGCAAGGCAGCCAAGGAGGCAATGGAAGATGGTGAAATCGACGGCAGCAGGGTGACCTTGGACTATGCCAAGCCCAAGGGTGACGGAGGATTCCGTGGCGGCCGTGGTGGTGGATTTGGAGGACGTGGGGGTGGCAGAGGCGGTCGAGGTGGTTTCGGCGGTTTCGGTGGCCGTGGCGGcaggggtggaggaggaagaggaggaccCCGTGGAGGTGGACGCGGACGTGGCGGCTTTGGGG GCGGAAGAGGTGGTGGATTTGGAGCCAAACCCCAGGGGAAGAAGATCAAGTTTGATGACTAA
- the ncl gene encoding nucleolin isoform X2, protein MVKLAKAATKQAAQKKKAPPPPKEVEEESSEEDSSDEEEQAPPKVVKKATPAKATLVKNGAAKKAESEDDDDSEESSEEEAPPPKKTPAKATPAKAAKTAAAKAEESDDDEDDDDSEEEMDTTPAPAATKAKKAGMVKAKEESEEDDEDDDDEDDDDDEEEEDDAPVTPGKRKADSKKDTPPAKKAKSEGEGFCLFVGNLNSNKDFDEIKSSLRKFFSKNSLEVADVRLGGSKKFGYVDFESEEDMQKALELNGKKFMGQELKLDKARSKENSQEGKKERDARTLFVKNLPFSATVDDLKEVFEDAVDVRLPPGQNGSNRGIAYIEFKTEAEAEKMLEEAQGADVQGRSIIVDYVGEKSQKGAKVAASGAASKTLVVNNLAFSATEDALQSTFEKAVSIRIPQKDGRAKGFAFVEFESTDDAKEALENLNNTEIDGRSIRLEFSQNSGGRDGGRGNSGPTKTLFVKGLSEDTTDQTLREAFDGSVAARIVTDRDTGSSKGFGFVDFDNEDDCKAAKEAMEDGEIDGSRVTLDYAKPKGDGGFRGGRGGGFGGRGGGRGGRGGFGGFGGRGGRGGGGRGGPRGGGRGRGGFGGGRGGGFGAKPQGKKIKFDD, encoded by the exons ATGGTGAAATTAGCGAAG GCAGCGACTAAGCAAGCAGCTCAGAAAAAAAAGGCCCCACCACCTCCTaaagaagtggaggaggaatCTAGTGAAGAGGACAGCAGTGATGAGGAAGAACAG gcTCCACCTAAAGTGGTGAAGAAAGCCACACCAGCTAAAGCCACCCTTGTTAAAAATGGCGCTGcaaaaaaagcagaaagtgaaGATGACGACGACTCTG AGGAGTCATCTGAAGAGGAGGCACCCCCACCAAAGAAGACCCCAGCAAAAGCTACACCGGCTAAAGCCGCCAAGACGGCCGCTGCAAAGGCTGAAGAGTCAGATGACGATGAGGACGATGATG ACTCTGAAGAGGAAATGGACACAACTCCTGCTCCAGCAGCCACCAAGGCCAAGAAAGCTGGCATGGTTAAGGCCAAGGAAGAGTCAGAGGAGGACGACGAAGATGATgacgatgaagatgatgatgacgacgaagaggaagaagatg ACGCCCCAGTGACCCCTGGAAAGAGGAAGGCTGATAGCAAAAAGGACACACCTCCTGCCAAAAAGGCGAAGTCAGAAGGTGAAG ggttctgtctgtttgttggAAACCTGAACTCCAACAAAGACTTTGATGAAATCAAATCATCCCTGAGGAAGTTCTTCTCAAAGAACAGCCTTGAAGTTGCTGATGTTCGGTTAGGAGGATCCAA AAAATTTGGCTATGTGGACTTTGAATCTGAGGAAGACATGCAGAAGGCACTGGAACTCAACGGCAAAAAGTTCATGGGTCAGGAGTTGAAGTTGGACAAAGCCCGAAGCAAAGAGAACTCACAGGAGGGCAAGAAAG AGAGAGATGCCCGCACTCTGTTTGTAAAAAACCTTCCCTTTTCTGCAACGGTTGATGACCTCAAGGAAGTCTTTGAAGATGCAGTTGATGTCAGGTTACCTCCAGGCCAGAACGGTTCAAACAGAGG CATTGCCTATATAGAGTTCAAAACTGAGGCCGAAGCTGAGAAGATGCTGGAAGAGGCTCAGGGAGCTGACGTACAGGGGAGGTCCATCATCGTTGACTACGTTGGAGAGAAGAGCCAGAAAGGGGCCAAGGTGGCAG CATCAGGAGCAGCCAGCAAAACCCTGGTCGTGAATAATCTTGCTTTTAGTGCCACAGAGGACGCCTTGCAATCCACATTTGAGAAGGCTGTCTCTATAAGGATTCCACAGAAGGATGGCAGAGCCAAGGG ttttgcttttgtgGAGTTTGAGAGCACTGATGATGCTAAAGAGGCTTTGGAAAATCTCAACAACACAGAAATTGACGGCCGGTCGATCCGACTGGAGTTCAGCCAAAACAGTGGTGGCAGGGACGGCGGCAGAGGAAACTCGG GTCCAACAAAAACCCTTTTCGTCAAGGGACTCTCTGAGGATACGACAGATCAGACTCTTAGGGAGGCATTTGATGGTTCCGTAGCAGCCAGGATAGTCACAGATCGTGACACAGGGTCATCTAAAGG CTTTGGCTTTGTGGACTTTGACAATGAGGATGATTGCAAGGCAGCCAAGGAGGCAATGGAAGATGGTGAAATCGACGGCAGCAGGGTGACCTTGGACTATGCCAAGCCCAAGGGTGACGGAGGATTCCGTGGCGGCCGTGGTGGTGGATTTGGAGGACGTGGGGGTGGCAGAGGCGGTCGAGGTGGTTTCGGCGGTTTCGGTGGCCGTGGCGGcaggggtggaggaggaagaggaggaccCCGTGGAGGTGGACGCGGACGTGGCGGCTTTGGGG GCGGAAGAGGTGGTGGATTTGGAGCCAAACCCCAGGGGAAGAAGATCAAGTTTGATGACTAA
- the b3gnt7 gene encoding UDP-GlcNAc:betaGal beta-1,3-N-acetylglucosaminyltransferase 7, protein MINSRDRWKVYKGMSVMFLLAVVALTVVQRGSINLGTPSELSRQARMDGFEGVESETALEEKNNELANVKKFWKVSKSKPLPKAAAIGHKPRITEDSSPRTWDVTSSNCTANLNLSSQSWFMNLEDNFKQFMLYRHCRYFPMTFNHPETCAGEVYLLMVIKSVATQHDRREVIRKTWGKERVLDGKRIKTLFLLGKPSNEAERANHQKLVEYEDYIYGDILQWDFLDSFFNLTLKETHFLKWFHIYCPTVRYVFKGDDDVFVNVKNIFEYLESSSQEKNLFVGDVIFNARPIRNKENKYYIPEALYNKNVYPPYAGGGGFLMDGTLARRLHWVSDTLELYPIDDVFLGMCLEVLQVTPIKHNAFKTFGLVRDRKSRMNREPCFFRSMIVVHKLLPLDLMHMWNLVNEDLVCAQKVKIL, encoded by the exons AT GATTAACAGTAGAGATCGCTGGAAGGTGTACAAGGGGATGagtgtcatgtttttgttggcGGTGGTGGCGCTGACTGTGGTCCAGAGAGGGAGTATCAATCTCGGGACCCCGTCTGAACTCAGTAGGCAGGCCCGCATGGATGGTTTCGAGGGAGTGGAGTCTGAAACTGCActggaagagaaaaataatgaattggCGAATGTAAAAAAGTTCTGGAAGGTTAGCAAATCCAAGCCACTGCCTAAGGCTGCAGCCATCGGACACAAGCCCAGGATCACTGAGGACAGCAGCCCCAGAACCTGGGATGTAACAAGCTCCAACTGTACTGCAAACCTCAACCTCTCCAGCCAAAGCTGGTTCATGAACCTGGAGGACAATTTCAAGCAGTTTATGCTTTATCGCCACTGCCGTTACTTCCCCATGACCTTCAACCACCCAGAGACCTGCGCAGGGGAAGTATATTTGCTCATGGTAATTAAATCAGTTGCCACCCAGCATGACCGCAGGGAAGTCATTCGAAAAACCTGGGGCAAAGAGCGGGTGCTGGACGGAAAGAGGATAAAAACTCTCTTCCTCCTAGGTAAACCGTCCaatgaggcagagagagctAATCACCAGAAGCTTGTGGAGTACGAGGACTACATCTATGGGGACATCCTCCAGTGGGACTTCTTGGATAGCTTCTTTAACCTCACGCTTAAAGAGACCCACTTCCTCAAGTGGTTCCACATCTACTGTCCCACTGTGCGCTACGTCTTCAAGGGGGACGATGACGTCTTTGTCAACGTGAAGAACATCTTTGAGTACCTGGAAAGCAGCAGCCAGGAAAAGAACCTGTTTGTCGGCGATGTGATTTTTAATGCCAGGCCCATCcggaataaagaaaacaaatactaCATCCCTGAGGCGCTATATAATAAAAACGTCTACCCTCCATATGCAGGTGGAGGAGGTTTTCTGATGGACGGGACCCTGGCGAGGAGGCTTCACTGGGTCTCGGACACCCTGGAGCTCTACCCCATCGATGACGTTTTCCTGGGCATGTGTCTCGAAGTGCTTCAGGTCACTCCTATTAAACACAACGCCTTTAAGACGTTCGGCCTGGTGAGAGACAGGAAAAGTCGGATGAACCGAGAACCTTGTTTCTTCAGGAGCATGATTGTGGTGCACAAACTGCTCCCACTGGACCTCATGCACATGTGGAATCTGGTCAACGAAGATCTGGTCTGCGCTCAGAAAGTGAAGATCCTATAG